A window of Maniola hyperantus chromosome 26, iAphHyp1.2, whole genome shotgun sequence contains these coding sequences:
- the Nop60B gene encoding H/ACA ribonucleoprotein complex subunit 4, protein MTDVLPSNTEVFTEKKKKKNKDAVTLGAFQKLGDFKIEPSESVTKLDTAYWPLLLKNFDRLNVRTNHYTPLPFGSSPLKRSISEYVKSGFINVDKPSNPSSHEVVSWIKRILKVEKTGHSGTLDPKVTGCLIVCIDRATRLVKSQQNAGKEYVAIFNLHSAVENIKKVTQGLEKLRGALFQRPPLISAVKRQLRVRTVYDSKLLDYDQERNIGIFWVSCEAGSYIRTMCVHLGLMLGVGGQMIELRRVRSGISGEKEGMVTMHDILDAQWAYENHKDETYLRRVVKPLEGLLIAHKRIFIKDSAINAVCYGAKVLLPGILRYEDGIEIDQEIVIVTAKGEAVALAIALMTTSTMACCDHGVAAKLKRVIMERDTYPRKWGLGPKASHKKMLIQQGKLDKFGKPNENTPKEWLNSYVEYKGQKKTENGEGTAEEGGRKRTASTANAEDPNNSVEAKSEKKKKKKKRDTEAEADTTVEPEPVAESSEANADDSVRKEKKKKKKKDKQQEKEKEEE, encoded by the exons ATGACGGACGTGCTACCGTCGAATACCGAAGTGTTTAcagagaagaagaaaaagaaaaataaagatgCGGTGACGCTGGGCGCGTTCCAGAAGCTAGGGGACTTCAAGATCGAGCCTTCCGAGAGCGTTACGAAGTTGGATACCGCTTACTGGCCTTTATTGTTGAAGAATTTCGATAGGCTCAATGTGCGCACTAACCATTACACGCCGCTGCCTTTTGGCAGTTCGCCGCTAAAACGCTCGATTTCTGAATACGTTAAATCCGGTTTCATCAACGTCGATAAACCTAGTAACCCGAGCTCCCACGAAGTCGTTTCATGGATAAAAAGAATTCTAAAAGTCGAGAAGACCGGCCATTCTGGAACCTTGGACCCTAAGGTGACCGGATGCTTGATTGTGTGCATAGACCGAGCTACGCGGCTGGTTAAGTCCCAACAGAACGCTG GTAAGGAGTACGTAGCTATTTTCAACTTGCATTCTGCTGTTGAAAACATCAAGAAAGTCACTCAAGGGTTAGAGAAGCTGCGCGGTGCTCTGTTCCAGCGTCCTCCACTGATATCTGCGGTGAAACGTCAGCTTCGCGTCCGCACGGTGTACGACAGTAAACTACTTGATTATGACCAAGAACGTAACATCGGTATCTTCTGGGTCAGTTGCGAAGCTGGTTCCTATATACGTACCATGTGCGTCCATTTAGGATTGATGCTTGGAGTCGGTGGACAGATGATAGAGCTGCGACGAGTACGATCCGGCATCTCAGGTGAGAAGGAAGGTATGGTGACTATGCATGATATTTTAGATGCCCAATGGGCATATGAAAATCACAAGGATGAAACCTATCTACGTAGAGTTGTCAAACCATTAGAAGGTTTACTGATCGCTCATAAGAGGATTTTCATTAAAGACAGCGCTATTAACGCAGTTTGTTATGGCGCAAAGGTACTTTTACCTGGTATTTTAAGATATGAAGATGGCATAGAAATCGATCAAGAGATTGTCATAGTCACAGCGAAAGGGGAAGCTGTAGCATTAGCTATAGCGCTTATGACAACATCGACTATGGCGTGCTGCGACCATGGTGTTGCGGCGAAACTAAAAAGAGTTATCATGGAAAGGGACACCTATCCTCGCAAATGGGGGCTAGGACCCAAGGCGTCTCACAAGAAGATGCTCATTCAACAAGGGAAGCTGGATAAGTTCGGTAAACCCAATGAGAATACTCCGAAGGAATGGTTGAACAGTTACGTTGAATATAAAGGTCAGAAAAAGACAGAAAACGGAGAGGGCACAGCAGAAGAAGGCGGCAGGAAAAGGACAGCAAGCACAGCGAATGCAGAAGACCCTAACAACTCTGTAGAAGCAAAAtcagagaagaagaagaaaaaaaagaagcGTGATACCGAAGCAGAAGCGGACACAACAGTAGAACCAGAGCCAGTAGCAGAATCATCAGAAGCAAACGCAGATGACTCTGTACGTAaagagaagaaaaagaagaagaagaaggacaAACaacaagaaaaagaaaaagaagaagaatga